The proteins below are encoded in one region of Candidatus Cloacimonadota bacterium:
- a CDS encoding DUF3108 domain-containing protein, with protein MNYIKAIILIMLCALSISTPLFSQDKVPFEIGEKLIYSTSFGIVNAGTFTMTLKDGGEIMGHPCYMIQTDSRTNTVFDLVYKIRDETESYWDKDQHVVRKFVKRISEGSWKQYRIHYYFPEDTTYYYVTYKKGGQTKKQSTSLPDPQDTYTIIYWVRLQEFVVGDTLNLNISLDGDNHPVKLLVEKKETLKTIFGNKECYKITPIIPEESQKKSTIVMDIWVTDDEYKIPVKLVIEIKYGSFTMSLKDAENTGLSKNK; from the coding sequence TTGAATTATATCAAAGCTATTATACTTATCATGTTATGTGCATTAAGCATTTCCACACCTCTGTTTTCTCAGGATAAGGTCCCTTTTGAGATTGGGGAAAAACTCATTTATAGCACATCCTTCGGTATCGTTAATGCAGGCACCTTCACAATGACCCTTAAGGACGGCGGTGAGATAATGGGACATCCATGCTACATGATCCAGACGGACTCCCGCACGAATACCGTTTTTGATCTTGTTTATAAAATCAGAGACGAAACAGAGTCATATTGGGATAAAGATCAGCATGTGGTGCGAAAGTTCGTTAAAAGAATATCTGAAGGAAGCTGGAAACAATACCGTATTCATTACTACTTTCCCGAAGATACAACCTACTATTATGTGACCTATAAAAAGGGCGGTCAGACCAAAAAGCAGAGCACCTCTCTACCCGATCCCCAGGATACATATACAATTATTTACTGGGTTCGCCTGCAGGAATTCGTTGTGGGGGATACGCTAAATCTCAATATCAGCCTGGATGGTGATAATCATCCCGTGAAATTACTCGTCGAGAAAAAAGAAACACTAAAAACTATTTTTGGTAATAAAGAATGTTACAAGATAACACCCATCATACCTGAAGAATCACAGAAAAAGTCAACGATTGTGATGGATATCTGGGTTACTGATGATGAATATAAGATCCCCGTTAAGCTCGTTATAGAGATAAAATACGGCAGCTTTACCATGTCCTTAAAAGATGCTGAAAATACAGGCTTGAGTAAAAATAAATAG
- a CDS encoding 3'-5' exoribonuclease: protein MAKQDKGYPSFEFIAVDTETTGLDAKTDNVIEIGAVHFKEGKQVGEFQTFIHIDRPLPDAIKVLTHITDKNLVNAPSIKMALEDFIEFIGDTPLCFHNAGFDLGFLNESLGSCRLSPIKNAYYDTVEISRIFLPHLKSHSLDTVAEYFDILNPQAHRAQHDARATGEIFLKLTDFIIQYIDLKLVKQIEEIASFAYQQNGMLDYLQKILGYLTKMYLQRQGQKVPEIPFFTRPNYLNNLPKSEPPSILFNEDDILQLFEEGGSLAENFGQYEYRQGQIDMASWVTEAYQDGKILLIEAGTGVGKSLAYLVPSIYFSKFANQRVIISTNTKNLQEQLFFKDIPTIQETTDLTFSAALLKGRTNYLCMRKWYNVLSDINGYLTQYEMKFLLNLIVWAAMTKTGDIEENQSFKTYLSGLWSKVASDGSSCHGRICPYHEQCFVMKIRKQAENANLVIINHALLLSDAANEFSVLGNYSNLVIDEAHNLPNTAAVHFGFDITMQELLNITRKLLTKGDFQYGIINNLRIAITRSTLPEEKKKIYKSILDECEEPIDIIETRGRELFQYITQIVLTRGSYRKLRFKDMEVFKPVKIPLEDISASFGELNKKLKRLHSAFLDVSPQTFPKYDENMSDVEGVINQMVELIICFDHVFHPDFENYAFWLETSDNDVKSDMIPHSSIVCAPIEVNEPLFKYFWDRLETTILTSATLAIRSEFKFYKHLTGLEDVDQTRLMEYIASSPFDYPNQMKVLIPDFLPNPKDPFFPPQALSLVEEILSAHKRGTLVLFTSYKDLDAAYSELSSSAMKNELTLLAQGKSGSRTTILNIFRNEENSVLLGTKSFWEGIDVQGKSLEILVLFRLPFLVPTEPLVEAYLDKLTAANKNSFLHYTLPMSLLHFKQGFGRLIRNKTDKGVVIILDSRIFSKNYGRYFINVMPLQPNRVSNPMEITDHITNWFSESYTT, encoded by the coding sequence TAAAAACCTCGTGAATGCCCCTTCTATTAAGATGGCTTTGGAGGATTTTATTGAGTTTATTGGAGATACTCCGCTTTGTTTTCATAATGCAGGTTTTGATCTTGGTTTTCTGAACGAATCGCTGGGATCATGCAGATTATCACCAATCAAAAATGCTTATTATGATACAGTCGAGATTTCACGTATTTTCCTTCCACATCTTAAATCCCACTCGCTCGATACCGTTGCAGAATACTTCGATATTCTTAATCCGCAAGCACATAGAGCTCAGCACGACGCTCGAGCAACAGGTGAGATATTTCTAAAGCTGACTGATTTTATCATTCAATATATCGATCTCAAGCTGGTAAAACAGATCGAGGAGATCGCTTCTTTTGCCTATCAGCAGAATGGTATGCTGGACTACCTTCAAAAGATACTCGGATACCTTACAAAGATGTATCTTCAAAGGCAGGGGCAAAAGGTTCCTGAAATTCCTTTCTTCACCAGACCAAACTACCTGAATAACCTTCCAAAGAGTGAACCTCCTAGCATACTTTTTAATGAGGATGATATCCTGCAACTCTTTGAAGAGGGCGGTTCACTTGCTGAGAATTTTGGTCAGTATGAATATCGTCAAGGACAGATCGACATGGCTTCCTGGGTTACAGAAGCATACCAGGACGGCAAGATACTGCTTATCGAAGCTGGAACTGGAGTCGGCAAGTCCCTGGCATATCTGGTTCCCTCCATTTATTTTTCTAAATTTGCAAACCAACGCGTCATCATCTCCACTAATACAAAAAATCTCCAAGAACAGCTCTTTTTCAAAGATATTCCCACAATCCAGGAAACAACTGATCTCACATTCTCTGCTGCACTCCTCAAGGGTAGAACAAACTATCTATGCATGCGTAAGTGGTATAATGTTCTTTCAGATATCAACGGCTATCTGACGCAGTATGAGATGAAATTCCTGCTCAACCTGATCGTCTGGGCAGCTATGACAAAAACGGGTGATATCGAAGAGAATCAATCTTTCAAGACATATCTGAGCGGTTTATGGTCAAAAGTTGCTTCTGATGGATCTTCCTGTCATGGACGAATTTGTCCGTACCATGAGCAATGTTTCGTGATGAAGATCCGCAAACAGGCAGAGAATGCTAACCTCGTAATCATCAATCATGCATTGTTGCTTTCAGATGCGGCGAACGAATTTTCCGTTCTTGGCAATTATTCAAATCTCGTGATCGATGAAGCACATAATCTTCCCAATACTGCTGCGGTGCACTTTGGATTCGACATTACTATGCAGGAGCTTCTTAACATTACACGAAAGCTCCTCACAAAGGGTGATTTTCAATATGGGATTATTAATAATCTCAGGATCGCTATCACAAGAAGCACGCTTCCTGAAGAGAAAAAGAAGATATACAAAAGCATTCTCGATGAGTGCGAGGAGCCGATCGATATAATTGAGACACGAGGTAGAGAGCTTTTTCAATACATCACACAGATTGTCCTAACACGCGGGAGTTATAGGAAACTTCGTTTTAAGGATATGGAAGTATTCAAGCCGGTTAAAATTCCTCTTGAAGATATCAGTGCTTCCTTTGGAGAGTTGAATAAAAAACTCAAACGACTTCACTCAGCATTTCTGGATGTCAGCCCTCAAACCTTCCCGAAATATGATGAGAACATGTCTGATGTTGAGGGTGTGATTAATCAGATGGTTGAGTTGATAATCTGTTTTGATCATGTTTTCCATCCTGATTTCGAAAATTATGCATTCTGGTTGGAAACCTCAGACAATGATGTGAAATCCGATATGATACCTCATTCGTCAATCGTATGCGCACCAATCGAGGTGAATGAACCTTTGTTTAAATATTTTTGGGACAGACTCGAAACAACAATACTCACTTCTGCTACACTCGCTATCCGAAGTGAGTTCAAATTTTATAAACATCTCACCGGTCTTGAGGATGTCGATCAAACCCGCCTGATGGAATATATCGCATCTTCGCCGTTTGATTATCCAAACCAGATGAAAGTGCTCATCCCTGATTTCCTTCCTAACCCCAAAGATCCCTTCTTCCCTCCGCAGGCACTCTCTCTCGTGGAGGAAATTCTCAGTGCTCATAAACGGGGCACACTGGTGCTCTTTACATCATACAAAGACCTTGATGCCGCATACTCCGAACTCTCCTCTTCAGCAATGAAGAACGAACTAACCCTTCTTGCACAGGGAAAGAGTGGCTCACGTACGACGATTCTCAATATTTTCAGAAATGAAGAAAATTCAGTTCTACTCGGTACCAAAAGCTTCTGGGAAGGGATTGACGTGCAGGGAAAATCACTTGAAATCCTTGTGCTTTTCCGCCTACCGTTCCTTGTACCAACCGAGCCCCTTGTAGAAGCATACCTCGATAAACTAACTGCAGCCAATAAAAACTCCTTCCTTCATTATACATTGCCCATGTCGCTTTTGCACTTCAAGCAGGGTTTCGGGAGATTGATACGAAACAAGACCGATAAAGGTGTTGTTATCATTTTAGATTCACGGATTTTTTCAAAGAATTACGGCAGATACTTCATAAATGTGATGCCGTTACAACCAAACCGTGTTTCCAATCCCATGGAGATCACGGATCATATTACCAACTGGTTCTCTGAATCTTATACTACATAG